A single window of Halobacterium jilantaiense DNA harbors:
- a CDS encoding type II toxin-antitoxin system RelE family toxin — protein sequence MSDEEWTWELSSTARTDLDAFSPEEQERVLDKLDEIVTSPWRDPPDYGEPLQNSPHKKIRVGGFRLAATFRQDKKRLVIARIKRRGGAYTADDD from the coding sequence ATGAGTGACGAGGAGTGGACCTGGGAACTCTCCTCGACCGCGCGGACCGACCTTGACGCATTCTCCCCCGAGGAGCAGGAACGGGTCCTCGACAAACTTGATGAAATCGTCACCTCCCCGTGGCGCGACCCGCCGGACTACGGCGAGCCACTGCAAAACAGTCCCCACAAGAAAATCCGAGTTGGTGGATTTCGGCTCGCCGCGACATTCCGGCAGGACAAAAAGCGGCTCGTCATTGCCCGAATCAAGCGTCGTGGAGGCGCATATACAGCAGACGACGACTAA
- a CDS encoding CRISPR-associated ring nuclease, producing the protein MTRHWVTCGTPTTPGILNPLIAACDGGYVPDEVHVLSNPPVADDVEEAVTLMEETVAAYGGDTETDVHELVSETDFESIVDYYQSCIEAATTAGDEIAIDVTPGRKFMSAIAFQAGIQFGADHVYYFHRKAGRYRGRFYPEMPRTASDLIDFTEVL; encoded by the coding sequence ATGACACGCCACTGGGTGACCTGTGGGACGCCGACGACCCCCGGAATTCTGAACCCGCTGATCGCGGCCTGTGACGGCGGGTACGTCCCGGACGAAGTCCACGTGCTGTCGAACCCACCGGTCGCCGACGACGTCGAAGAAGCCGTCACACTGATGGAAGAAACGGTGGCTGCGTACGGCGGGGACACCGAGACCGACGTCCACGAGCTCGTAAGTGAGACGGACTTCGAATCGATCGTCGACTACTACCAGTCCTGCATCGAGGCAGCGACCACCGCCGGTGACGAGATAGCGATCGACGTCACCCCGGGGCGGAAGTTCATGTCCGCAATCGCTTTTCAGGCCGGCATCCAGTTCGGCGCGGACCACGTCTACTACTTCCATCGGAAAGCTGGACGCTACCGGGGACGGTTCTATCCGGAGATGCCGCGCACTGCGAGTGACCTCATCGACTTCACGGAGGTGCTCTGA
- a CDS encoding HEAT repeat domain-containing protein codes for MTVFAFDRDWTVDVNPHPRHDAVPLEWVRHLAHETNHAVYAIGNQDLADEAAIPGVVDIVGRHPDQWGEWLGSKQPDGRYERFPTRRERLALIADLHPNADQYIVVDDLDLSDVNDWTHYHAWDFVPAVKNGNIDPGLPWCTPRTDGGSPTTAASITRPDLDGLRSFLDEHADADAFELAYHSDHGSQQRLVGDASIVERTVRRPAAAITVECVALPPSGETFRVRLDDIRSLQAVEPPADLFTVDGETPLARAKSLADIAATAPDQVEFATVIDLLDSDDSTVRETVLDAVQSLAEARPEGCLTVLPALRSHLADDTHATPVLKCLAPIAAARPADIAPFVPDVIPYLLTDDARQQRSAARIISEVASDHPADVVDAVPALSAIVANELAGFDYALFALNRTAAEHPDEVRPAATTLTEVLEDESLDVQPRLNATAALGRIASEYPDAALDAIEPLADLIDADNQRLRANAAGVLGDIAKGHATELVPYVDQLAVLLESDDDYALVNTTAALSRVADTNPTAVEHLTKQYISLLDYDHRLVRLNACWMLGHVRADPAASRLDDVRINDDDERVRNRAAWALTEIDQPH; via the coding sequence ATGACGGTGTTCGCGTTCGACCGCGACTGGACCGTCGACGTGAATCCCCACCCTCGCCACGATGCGGTTCCCCTGGAGTGGGTCCGCCACCTCGCCCACGAAACCAACCACGCCGTCTACGCCATCGGCAACCAGGACCTCGCCGACGAAGCCGCAATCCCCGGCGTCGTCGACATCGTCGGCCGACACCCAGACCAATGGGGGGAGTGGCTCGGCAGCAAGCAACCCGACGGCCGATACGAACGCTTCCCGACCCGCCGCGAGCGCCTCGCCCTGATCGCCGATCTCCACCCCAACGCAGACCAGTACATCGTCGTCGACGACCTGGACCTCAGCGACGTCAACGACTGGACGCACTACCACGCCTGGGACTTCGTCCCCGCCGTCAAGAACGGCAACATCGACCCCGGCCTCCCCTGGTGCACGCCTCGTACCGATGGCGGCTCACCAACCACCGCTGCTAGCATCACTCGGCCTGACCTCGATGGGCTTCGGTCGTTCCTCGATGAGCACGCGGATGCTGACGCCTTCGAGCTCGCGTACCACAGCGACCATGGGAGCCAACAGCGGCTGGTCGGGGACGCGAGCATCGTTGAACGGACTGTCCGCCGGCCCGCCGCCGCCATCACCGTTGAGTGTGTGGCTCTCCCGCCGAGCGGTGAAACGTTCCGTGTTCGCCTCGACGACATACGGTCTCTGCAGGCTGTCGAGCCGCCGGCCGACCTGTTCACCGTCGACGGAGAGACACCGCTGGCACGCGCCAAATCCCTCGCCGACATCGCTGCCACCGCCCCCGACCAAGTCGAGTTCGCCACCGTCATCGACCTGCTCGATAGCGACGACAGCACCGTACGCGAGACCGTACTGGATGCAGTCCAGTCGCTCGCCGAAGCCCGACCCGAGGGCTGCCTGACGGTCCTCCCTGCGCTTCGCAGCCACCTCGCTGATGACACCCACGCAACCCCGGTTCTGAAGTGCCTCGCCCCGATCGCCGCCGCCCGACCAGCGGACATCGCGCCGTTCGTTCCCGACGTGATACCGTATCTCCTGACGGACGACGCCCGGCAGCAGCGCTCAGCGGCTCGAATTATCTCGGAGGTCGCCAGCGACCACCCCGCGGACGTCGTCGACGCCGTGCCAGCGTTGAGTGCCATCGTCGCTAACGAACTGGCGGGGTTCGATTACGCACTGTTCGCGCTCAATCGGACCGCCGCGGAACACCCCGACGAAGTACGCCCCGCCGCTACCACACTCACAGAGGTCCTCGAAGACGAATCACTGGACGTTCAACCACGGCTGAACGCCACCGCCGCACTCGGCCGAATAGCCAGTGAATACCCGGACGCAGCCCTCGATGCTATCGAACCACTCGCCGACCTCATAGACGCAGACAACCAACGCCTCCGCGCGAACGCAGCCGGCGTCCTCGGCGATATCGCAAAAGGCCACGCGACCGAGCTCGTTCCCTACGTCGACCAACTCGCAGTACTCCTCGAATCCGACGACGACTACGCGCTCGTGAACACAACCGCCGCCCTCTCACGAGTCGCCGACACGAACCCCACCGCAGTCGAGCACCTGACCAAACAATACATCTCGTTACTCGACTACGACCACCGCCTCGTCCGGCTGAACGCCTGCTGGATGCTCGGACACGTTCGTGCAGACCCGGCAGCTTCACGGCTGGACGACGTTCGAATCAATGACGACGACGAACGGGTCCGCAACCGCGCGGCGTGGGCACTCACGGAAATCGACCAACCGCACTGA
- a CDS encoding ribbon-helix-helix domain-containing protein — protein sequence MSEASTGGDGEDEIVTVNFKTTQSFLTEIDEAWQGRGFNSRSEFIRYTLRDAVENPTFDRDELIALLAAEEDSRKGKTMDAEQARETFGTSDE from the coding sequence ATGTCTGAAGCTTCTACGGGCGGGGACGGCGAAGACGAGATTGTCACGGTGAATTTCAAAACCACGCAGTCATTCCTCACCGAGATTGACGAGGCCTGGCAAGGTCGCGGTTTCAACAGTCGGAGCGAGTTCATTCGGTACACGCTCCGAGATGCAGTCGAGAACCCGACGTTCGACCGTGATGAGCTCATCGCACTGCTCGCCGCCGAGGAAGACAGCCGCAAGGGCAAGACGATGGACGCCGAACAAGCACGCGAGACGTTCGGCACAAGCGATGAGTGA
- a CDS encoding vWA domain-containing protein, which produces MDTTYADIQAEARLDIAVEFITRRAIDCPDGRVHRLLVADQNGTEFAILTTPDSDPIRDLKTGATHRITSLLGATPPDATETTDATCPNCGGALRPGTVADAAGPTVAEAATELGLDARIGIIDNATTIRRVRPGTTTVDDWTPMHDDDDGRVAAPDYVCTDCRRHTASQHHHDAPEADHALDEFVENVSPAPATSDMASPETVGLAAGGAKDVTNFRENVIDGYTPQPEAISDEGLFYDYHFETGERTDSDSLFAPRYAAAVTEHPISGKTEQYLSVGLDSTLSVADFERPRLDLVAVLDVSGSMTSPFDAYYYDEHGRKREAEPDASTKLAAATQSLCALTQQLHPDDRLGVVLYNHRAHVAKPLRDVGTTDMPAIRRHIRDITADGSTNLADGFEAAVDMLADHTGNPRDEQRVVFLTDMIPNTGATGDSELTELFADAAANGIHTTFVGMGLDANAELADTLSGIRGANHYFVHSAQEFKQRLGDEFAYMVSPLVYDLDLELRTDGYQIASVHGSPSADAATGDLMHVGTLFPSAKQDGEARGGVVLVRLEETRADADLELVASWTERNGSDHTEHVTVEIPDDPETFAHDGIRKAVALARYARELRAWSRDVHERADATGGIDDWLLGDARGDHERESVPLTVPQQSASRFVQLHDYLADEMDAVGDDTLQQELDLLDILGWEAPTAGAEVPNE; this is translated from the coding sequence ATGGACACGACCTACGCCGACATCCAGGCCGAAGCCCGACTCGACATCGCCGTCGAGTTCATCACACGCCGTGCAATCGACTGCCCGGACGGCCGCGTCCACCGACTCCTCGTCGCCGACCAGAACGGCACGGAATTCGCCATCCTCACCACGCCGGACAGCGACCCGATCCGCGACCTGAAAACCGGCGCGACCCACCGCATCACCAGCCTCCTCGGCGCAACACCGCCCGACGCGACAGAAACAACGGACGCCACCTGCCCCAACTGTGGTGGCGCACTACGGCCCGGAACCGTCGCCGATGCTGCTGGCCCGACAGTCGCCGAGGCCGCCACAGAACTGGGGCTCGACGCCCGCATCGGCATCATCGACAACGCGACAACCATCCGTCGCGTCCGCCCCGGGACGACCACCGTCGACGACTGGACCCCGATGCATGATGACGATGACGGGCGCGTGGCGGCACCTGACTACGTCTGCACCGACTGCAGACGACACACCGCCTCCCAACATCACCACGACGCGCCCGAGGCCGACCACGCCCTCGACGAGTTCGTGGAGAACGTGTCGCCCGCACCGGCCACTTCTGACATGGCGAGCCCGGAGACCGTCGGGCTCGCCGCTGGCGGCGCGAAGGACGTCACCAACTTCCGCGAGAACGTCATCGACGGCTACACCCCACAGCCCGAAGCCATCAGCGACGAGGGGCTGTTCTACGACTACCACTTCGAGACCGGCGAGCGCACCGACTCGGACAGCCTGTTCGCCCCGCGGTACGCCGCCGCCGTGACCGAGCACCCGATTAGTGGTAAGACGGAGCAGTACCTCTCGGTCGGCCTCGACTCGACGCTGTCGGTCGCCGACTTCGAACGCCCGCGGTTGGACCTCGTGGCCGTCCTCGACGTCTCCGGGTCGATGACCAGCCCGTTCGACGCGTACTACTACGACGAACACGGCCGCAAGCGCGAGGCCGAACCCGACGCGTCGACGAAGCTGGCGGCCGCAACCCAGTCGCTGTGCGCGCTCACTCAACAGCTCCATCCGGACGACCGGCTGGGCGTCGTCCTCTACAACCACCGCGCACACGTCGCTAAACCCCTCCGCGATGTCGGCACGACGGACATGCCGGCGATTCGTCGCCACATCCGCGACATCACCGCCGACGGCAGCACGAACCTTGCAGACGGCTTCGAAGCTGCCGTCGACATGCTCGCCGACCACACCGGCAACCCCCGTGACGAGCAACGCGTCGTCTTCCTCACCGACATGATACCGAACACGGGCGCGACGGGCGACAGCGAACTCACCGAGTTGTTCGCCGACGCGGCCGCCAACGGCATTCACACCACGTTCGTCGGCATGGGCCTCGACGCCAACGCGGAACTCGCGGACACGCTGTCCGGGATTCGCGGTGCGAACCACTACTTCGTCCACTCCGCTCAGGAGTTCAAGCAGCGCCTCGGCGACGAGTTCGCCTACATGGTCTCCCCGCTCGTGTACGACCTCGATCTCGAACTCCGGACCGACGGCTACCAGATCGCGTCGGTCCACGGCTCGCCGTCGGCGGACGCGGCCACGGGCGACCTCATGCACGTTGGGACGCTGTTCCCCTCCGCCAAACAGGACGGCGAAGCCCGCGGCGGCGTCGTCCTCGTCCGCCTAGAAGAGACCCGGGCTGACGCCGACCTGGAGCTAGTCGCCTCGTGGACGGAACGAAACGGCAGCGACCACACCGAACACGTCACCGTCGAGATCCCAGATGACCCGGAGACGTTCGCCCACGACGGCATTCGGAAGGCCGTCGCGCTCGCCCGATACGCCCGCGAACTCCGCGCCTGGAGCCGAGACGTCCACGAGCGCGCCGACGCAACGGGTGGCATCGACGACTGGCTGCTCGGCGACGCCCGCGGCGACCACGAACGCGAATCGGTCCCGCTGACCGTGCCCCAACAGTCCGCCAGCCGATTCGTCCAGCTCCACGACTACCTCGCAGACGAGATGGACGCCGTCGGCGACGACACGCTCCAGCAGGAACTGGACCTCCTCGACATCCTCGGCTGGGAAGCACCAACAGCCGGCGCAGAGGTGCCTAACGAATGA
- a CDS encoding ATP-binding protein, with protein MSIDAGDALLRALHDHNPWWEHGTDAFSLPARQKSDFYHLTRPERSGSQFEDQPLLGLVGRRGVGKTTLLHQFIHHRIDHGDDPAQFLYLPFDADPLYQLQSDDQLRRAIRYYESRVLGRLDTDTPHFVIIDDVHQIEHPNKPTIDGWGGPVADLLNDPADRHVVVTASAAIQVERELQSAGVSDDDYGIQPILPEKFRDYLFSLYPALEEPDTRVSPTSLRKGENSLPTALKTRDIGPFVSELRVKHDRVADVERRIQSQVVDYLAMGGTISFERDGVVESAADLNEADYTRLRDNVRNALYQEVPGFESIQTIADLERLCALAARNRGADTFRYQDLVELFDVDRRTIADSYLPALKELYLLTSATEYDNSRPRSVHLYLRDTGLVTALADGDAAAVRNNFDREVDLARVAAFDHTMRFAYGVNAIQGNDASPSIQYWRGRDGEVDFVFEVGDTPVPVGLAYHSGERDAALAAVREFKQTYEAPVGLLLAGDTVQAAQPIEDLGDGVVQLPYWLYLLLC; from the coding sequence ATGTCTATCGACGCCGGTGACGCCCTTCTCCGGGCGCTCCACGACCACAACCCCTGGTGGGAACACGGAACGGACGCGTTCTCTCTCCCAGCCCGCCAGAAGAGTGACTTCTACCACCTAACCCGCCCAGAGCGCTCGGGCAGCCAGTTCGAGGACCAACCACTGCTCGGTCTCGTCGGTCGGCGAGGCGTCGGGAAGACGACGCTCCTCCACCAGTTCATCCACCACCGCATCGACCACGGCGACGACCCAGCGCAGTTCCTCTACCTCCCATTCGACGCCGACCCGCTCTACCAGCTCCAGTCCGACGACCAACTCCGGCGCGCCATCCGCTACTACGAGAGCCGCGTCCTCGGCCGCCTCGACACAGACACCCCACACTTCGTCATCATCGACGACGTCCACCAGATCGAACACCCCAACAAACCGACGATCGACGGCTGGGGCGGCCCCGTCGCTGACCTCCTCAACGATCCCGCCGACCGCCACGTCGTCGTCACAGCCAGCGCAGCGATACAGGTCGAACGCGAACTCCAGAGTGCCGGCGTCAGCGACGACGACTACGGGATTCAGCCCATCCTTCCCGAGAAGTTTCGTGACTACCTGTTCAGCCTCTACCCCGCCCTCGAAGAACCAGACACCCGCGTCAGTCCAACGTCGCTCCGCAAAGGCGAGAACAGCCTCCCTACAGCCCTCAAAACGAGAGACATCGGACCGTTCGTCTCCGAACTCCGTGTGAAGCACGACCGCGTCGCAGACGTCGAACGCCGCATCCAGTCACAGGTCGTCGATTATCTCGCCATGGGCGGCACCATCAGCTTCGAACGCGACGGCGTCGTCGAATCCGCAGCCGACCTCAACGAAGCCGATTACACGCGCCTGCGGGACAACGTGCGAAATGCACTCTATCAAGAAGTCCCGGGATTCGAATCCATCCAGACCATCGCCGACTTGGAGCGCCTGTGCGCGCTCGCGGCCCGAAACCGGGGCGCGGATACGTTCCGGTACCAGGACCTCGTGGAACTGTTCGATGTCGACCGGCGAACTATCGCCGACAGCTACCTCCCCGCGCTCAAAGAACTCTACCTCCTGACGAGCGCTACCGAATACGACAACAGCCGCCCGCGGTCCGTCCATCTCTATCTCCGGGATACGGGCCTGGTGACCGCCCTCGCTGACGGTGACGCGGCAGCCGTCCGCAACAACTTCGACCGCGAGGTGGACCTTGCACGCGTCGCCGCCTTCGACCACACCATGCGGTTCGCGTACGGCGTCAACGCCATCCAGGGCAACGATGCGTCGCCGTCCATCCAGTATTGGCGGGGGCGCGACGGCGAGGTCGACTTCGTCTTCGAGGTCGGCGACACCCCCGTGCCCGTCGGCCTCGCATATCACTCCGGCGAGCGAGACGCAGCGCTCGCGGCGGTCCGCGAGTTCAAACAGACATACGAAGCACCAGTCGGACTGCTGTTGGCTGGCGACACCGTCCAAGCGGCGCAGCCCATTGAGGATCTCGGTGACGGCGTCGTCCAACTCCCCTACTGGCTGTACCTGTTGCTCTGCTAG
- a CDS encoding DUF262 domain-containing protein: MSGNLGISANEDTIESVLSRNYRYTVPDYQRQYSWGEEQWRALWEDLQALDDEDTHFLGSVVVIERSEGLNELDRLEVVDGQQRLATILAMLSVMRQKYLDEGEQSQADAIRNEYLFEQDLDQREYQNLSLSRYDNDSFASILNCDFGQVDNENLDEALEFYGSRIHSLTVEETDTLRKKLLSSITLVTIECTEEQSAFRLFETLNERGLELSSVDLMKNHVFSLAAQEDSVDYDDIQKSWQRAVENTVPNLNKPSRFFRHYLMSAPEPDFTDAVSDYKLYDTFQEIIEEVRSSPGISLESYLADIAEQSELYMRIVNADINQFDRSGNEAINEKLTQLHHIKSVQARTLLLRIFREFDNPNKAMEALGVLERFLIRWKVANYATGSQLDRIYSELCSTVFDESDPVEQMADYLSEKYPSEEEFKAGIENKRVKLNNRTKYMLKRIEEVHYGGTIDRMDDYELEHIAPRSAYTATKHSAWVTTLDTTEATFEQHRDRLGNLTLLESDKNIRASNNPFETKKSEYATSNVTMTQTLAEDYDDWNLDSIQQRTSELAEVAANIWSL; encoded by the coding sequence ATGAGTGGGAATTTAGGCATTTCTGCGAACGAAGATACCATCGAAAGTGTTCTTTCTCGCAACTATCGCTACACAGTCCCGGACTACCAGCGCCAATATTCATGGGGTGAAGAACAATGGCGTGCTCTCTGGGAAGACCTGCAAGCATTGGATGACGAGGACACTCACTTCCTCGGGTCGGTCGTCGTAATTGAGCGCTCGGAAGGATTAAACGAGTTAGACCGGCTCGAAGTCGTCGATGGTCAACAGCGCTTAGCGACCATTCTAGCGATGCTCTCCGTGATGCGACAGAAGTATCTAGACGAGGGAGAGCAGAGTCAGGCGGACGCTATTCGAAACGAGTATCTCTTCGAGCAAGATCTCGACCAGCGAGAATACCAGAATCTCTCTCTGAGTCGGTACGACAACGATTCGTTCGCATCTATCTTGAACTGCGACTTCGGGCAGGTAGACAACGAGAATCTAGACGAGGCACTCGAATTCTACGGCTCGCGGATTCATAGCCTGACCGTAGAGGAAACGGATACGCTTCGGAAAAAGTTGCTGAGCTCTATCACCCTTGTCACTATCGAGTGTACCGAGGAGCAGTCGGCCTTCCGTCTTTTCGAGACGCTAAACGAGCGCGGGCTGGAACTGTCCTCGGTTGACCTGATGAAGAATCACGTCTTCAGTCTTGCTGCTCAAGAGGACAGTGTTGATTACGACGACATCCAGAAATCGTGGCAGAGAGCGGTAGAAAACACGGTTCCGAATCTCAACAAGCCGAGTCGATTCTTCCGGCACTACCTCATGTCGGCTCCAGAGCCGGACTTCACCGACGCCGTTTCAGATTACAAACTCTATGATACGTTCCAAGAAATAATCGAGGAAGTTCGGTCGTCGCCTGGCATCTCTCTGGAATCTTATCTAGCAGACATCGCGGAGCAGTCCGAATTGTATATGCGGATTGTGAATGCGGACATCAATCAGTTCGATCGGAGCGGCAACGAAGCTATCAATGAGAAACTGACCCAACTCCATCACATCAAATCAGTTCAAGCACGCACACTGTTGCTCCGTATCTTCCGTGAGTTTGACAACCCGAACAAGGCTATGGAAGCTCTTGGCGTCCTTGAGCGCTTCCTGATTCGATGGAAGGTCGCTAACTATGCGACCGGCAGTCAATTAGACCGGATCTATTCCGAACTCTGTTCCACTGTATTTGACGAGAGCGATCCCGTGGAGCAGATGGCGGACTATCTGAGCGAAAAGTATCCGAGTGAGGAGGAGTTCAAGGCAGGCATCGAGAACAAACGGGTTAAGCTGAACAATCGGACAAAGTACATGCTGAAGCGCATTGAGGAAGTTCACTACGGAGGTACTATCGACCGGATGGACGACTACGAGTTGGAACACATCGCGCCCCGGTCTGCGTACACCGCTACGAAACACAGCGCTTGGGTCACCACGTTAGACACCACTGAGGCAACCTTCGAACAGCACCGTGACCGGCTCGGGAACCTTACTCTACTCGAATCGGACAAGAACATCCGAGCGAGCAATAACCCGTTCGAGACAAAAAAGAGCGAATACGCTACTTCGAACGTTACGATGACCCAGACGCTCGCCGAAGACTACGATGACTGGAATCTTGACTCTATTCAACAGCGCACATCTGAGCTTGCAGAGGTAGCCGCGAACATCTGGTCGCTATAA